GGATTGCAGGCCAGGCCCATCGCGATCATCACGCGCTGGCACATGCCGCCCGAAAGCTGGTGCGGGTAGGTGCTCATGCGGCGACGCGGCTCGGCAATGCCCACCAGCGCCAGCAACTGCTCGCAGCGCTTATCGGCCTCGGCATCATCCAGACCTTTGTGGATCTTGAGCGCTTCTTTGATCTGATCGCCGACAGTAAACACCGGATTGAGCGCTGTCGTTGGTTGCTGGAAGATCATCGAGATCCGATTGCCGCGAATACCGCGCATCTCTTCTTCGGACAGCTCTAGCAGATCGTCCTCACCGAAGATGATCTCACCCTCGACAATCTCGCCGGGCGCGCTGATCAGCCGCAGCAGTGACATCGACGTAACCGATTTGCCGCAGCCCGACTCACCGACGATACCAAGCACCTCGCCGTGCTTGAGCGTAAAATCAACGCCGTCGACCGCCTTGACCACACCCTCTTCTGTAAAAAAATAGGTCTTGAGACCTTTGACTTTCAGGATGTAATTGTTTTTCTGTGCTGTAGCTGTGGTTGCCACCGCAGTGCCTCTCTCTACATCGAAATATTCGATAGATACCTAACACAAGCAAATGTTCGGCAACCGGCGATCGTCGC
This DNA window, taken from Herpetosiphonaceae bacterium, encodes the following:
- a CDS encoding ABC transporter ATP-binding protein; its protein translation is MATTATAQKNNYILKVKGLKTYFFTEEGVVKAVDGVDFTLKHGEVLGIVGESGCGKSVTSMSLLRLISAPGEIVEGEIIFGEDDLLELSEEEMRGIRGNRISMIFQQPTTALNPVFTVGDQIKEALKIHKGLDDAEADKRCEQLLALVGIAEPRRRMSTYPHQLSGGMCQRVMIAMGLACNPELLIADEPTTALDVTIQAQILDLMRDLREKINTAIILITHDLGVVAEMVDNVLVMYAGKVVEYAPVKELFSAPKHPYTQGLIASIPVLGVIKDELDTISGTVPSLLDLPPGCRFASRCPYRMERCDQEEPPLIKLEGNRLVRCWLY